The following are encoded together in the Heliangelus exortis chromosome 15, bHelExo1.hap1, whole genome shotgun sequence genome:
- the MATR3 gene encoding matrin-3 isoform X4, whose translation MSKSFQQSSLSRDSQGHGRDLSAGIGLLAAATQSLNMPASLGRMNQGTARLASLMNLGMSSSLNQQGSHSALSSGSTSSHNLQSIFNIGSRGPLPLSSQHRGDADQATNILASFGLSSRDLDELSRYPEDKITPENLPQILLQLKRRRAEEGYGRDGRSSTREPPYRVPRDDWEEKRHFRRDSFDDRGPSLNPVVDYDHGSRSQESGYYDRMDYEDDRLRDGERCRDESFYGETSHNYHKFDSEYDRMGRGPGPERSLFEKKRGAPPNSNIEDFHGFLPKGYPHLCSICDMPVHSNKEWNHHINGATHSRRCQLLLEMGDPFMLQQSTNPAPGILGPPPPPFHLGGPPVGPRGAGNGNMQGPRHMQKGRVETSRVVHIMDFQRGKNLRYQLLQLVEPFGIITNHLILNKINEAFIEMSTTEDAQAAVEYYSTTPALVFGKPVRVHLSQKYKRIKKPEGKPDQKTEPPKPELGRVIHLSNLPHSGYSDNAVLKLAEPYGKIKNYILMRMKSQAFIEMETREDALAMVEHCANKALWFQGRCVKVDLSEKYKKLVLRIPNKGVELLKKDKTRKRTYSPDSKDSPSDKKSKPDAAQKPESGSTEDKVKEEKQDEAAEPSGTKSGEQAEQDEPSLLLESEDELLVDEEEAAALLESGSSAGDDADVANLTDVTTEEKKATAEEVTVKTEGNVVANPAAKKKLKKRYVGGFPRSMEGFVTLDEVGDEEDSDHQKLRKSGLALKSAGKNDDSLAEIKVDKIEESEQENETLENGTKAEDNPKAESVEASDPTTAQDTEKNAHENTDTQDEQETKNVQEKSLVPDEFRIGPYQPNVPVENSG comes from the exons ATGTCCAAGTCATTCCAGCAGTCATCTCTGAGTAGGGATTCACAAGGTCATGGGCGTGACCTCTCTGCAGGAATAGGCCTTCTTGCTGCTGCTACCCAGTCTTTAAATATGCCAGCATCTCTTGGAAGGATGAACCAGGGTACTGCACGCCTTGCTAGCTTAATGAATCTTGGAATGAGTTCTTCATTGAACCAACAAGGATCTCATAGTGCACTGTCTTCTGGTAGTACCTCTTCCCATAATTTGCAGTCTATATTTAACATTGGAAGTAGAGGTCCACTCCCTTTGTCTTCTCAGCACCGTGGAGATGCAGACCAGGCCACTAACATTTTGGCCAGCTTTGGTCTGTCTTCTAGAGACTTAGATGAACTGAGTCGCTATCCCGAGGACAAGATCACTCCTGAAAACTTGCCTCAGATCCTTCTACAACTTAAAAGGAGGAGAGCTGAAGAAGGTTATGGTAGAGATGGCAGATCATCCACACGGGAGCCACCGTACAGAGTACCTAGGGATgattgggaagaaaaaaggcattttagaAGAGATAGCTTTGATGATCGTGGTCCTAGTCTCAACCCAGTGGTTGACTATGACCATGGAAGTCGTTCTCAAGAATCTGGTTATTATGACAGAATGGATTATGAAGATGACAGATTAAGAGATGGAGAAAGGTGTAGGGATGAATCTTTTTATGGTGAGACTTCGCATAACTATCATAAATTTGACAGTGAGTATGACAGAATGGGTCGTGGTCCTGGTCCCGAGAGATCtctctttgagaaaaaaagaggtgctCCTCCAAATAGCAATATTGAAGACTTCCATGGATTCTTACCGAAGGGTTATCCCCATCTGTGCTCTATATGTGATATGCCAGTTCATTCTAATAAG GAGTGGAACCATCATATCAATGGAGCGACTCACAGCCGACGCTGTCAGCTGCTGCTTGAAAT GGGTGATCCCTTTATGTTGCAGCAGTCCACAAACCCTGCTCCAGGAATTCTGggaccaccaccacctccattTCACCTTGGAGGACCTCCTGTTGGGCCAAGAG GAGCTGGAAATGGAAATATGCAAGGACCCAGACACATGCAGAAGGGCAGAGTG GAAACAAGCAGAGTTGTTCACATCATGGATTTCCAGAGGGGAAAGAACTTGAGATACCAGCTGCTTCAGCTTGTTGAACCATTTGGAATAATTACAAATCACCTGATTCTCAACAAAATCAATGAG GCATTTATTGAAATGTCAACCACTGAAGATGCCCAGGCTGCAGTGGAATACTATTCAACAACACCTGCTCTGGTATTTGGTAAACCAGTGAGAGTCCACTTGTCCCAGAAATACAAAAGAATAAAG AAACCTGAGGGTAAACCTGACCAGAAAACTGAGCCACCCAAACCAGAACTTGGCCGTGTGATTCACCTCAGCAATTTACCTCATTCAGGCTACTCTGACAATGCAGTGCTCAAGCTGGCTGAACcctatggaaaaataaagaactaCATCCTCATGAGAATGAAAAGCCAG GCTTTCATTGAGATGGAGACCAGAGAAGATGCTTTAGCTATGGTTGAGCACTGTGCCAACAAAGCTCTTTGGTTCCAAGGCAGATGTGTGAAAGTggatttatctgaaaaatacaagaaaCTGGTGTTGAGG attccAAACAAAGGAGTTGAACTGCTGAAAAAGGATAAAACTAG AAAGAGAACATACTCTCCAGACAGCAAAGACTCTCCAAGTGATAAGAAGTCTAAACCAGATGCTGCTCAGAAACCTGAAAGTGGCAGTACAGAAGATAAAGtgaaagaggagaaacaagATGAAGCTGCTGAGCCATCAGGCACTAAAAGTGGTGAACAGGCAGAGCAAGATGAGCCAAGTTTACTCCTTGAATCTGAAGATGAGCTGCTAGTGGatgaggaggaagcagcagcactgctagAAAGTGGCAGCTCAGCAGGAGATGATGCAGATGTTGCCAATTTAACTGATGTGActactgaagagaaaaaggctACAGCTGAGGAGGTGACCGTAAAAACTGAGGGGAATGTTGTGGCCAatccagcagcaaagaaaaagctgaaaaag CGATATGTGGGTGGCTTTCCACGGAGCATGGAAGGTTTTGTCACTCTAGATGAGGTTGGTGATGAAGAAGACTCTGACCATCAGAAACTCCGCAAGTCGGGCTTGGCACTGAAATCTGCTGGGAAAAATGATGACAGTTTGGCAGAAATCAAGGTGGACAAGATTGAAGAGTCAGAGCAGGAAAACGAAACGTTAGAAAATGGAACCAAAGCCGAAGATAATCCGAAGGCTGAAAGTGTTGAAGCTTCTGATCCCACAACAGCACAGGATACTGAGAAAAATGCCCATGAAAATACAGACACCCAGGATGAACAGGAAACGAAGAATGTCCAAGAGAAATCTCTTGTTCCAGATGAATTTAGGATTGGGCCGTACCAGCCAAATGTTCCTGTGG aaaattcTGGATAA